CAAGGATAAGTTCTCTCTGGCCCCGACCGATGGGGATCAAGGCGTCCACTACCTTGAGCCCTGTCTGAAGCGGTACGGTGACAGGAGCGCGATCCATAATTGCAGGAGCTTGCCGTTCCACAGGACGTCGTTCTGACGCGCGGACCGCACCAAGATTGTCCATCGGGCGACCCATTGCGTCCACAAAGCGGCCAATCAAGGCATCACCCACCGGCACGTCCTGAACTCGCCCGGTTCGTTGCACTTCAGAGCCGGCCTTAAGCATCCGGCTCTCGCCCAGCAGCACCACGCCTACTTCCGTGGGATCGATGTTAAAGACCATTCCCACTATGTCTCCGGGAAAGCGGACAAGTTCTTCCGATCTCACCCCGGGCAATCCTTCCACACGTGCGATCCCCTGGCCGACGTAATTCACCGTGCCGACGTCTTGGCCCTTCAGCTCAGCTCTGTGGCTTTCCAAGACGCCGTCAAAAGCCGTGAAAGTATCATCCAGAAAGGATTTTAGCAGGCTATTTGTTTTCAACTGTCAGTCCCTTTGTCCCCCTCAAGGGCTCCGGCCAGCCCCTCTTCCAGTGCCCCCAAATAGTCTCCCAGGCTCCACGCAATCTTGCGTCCAAGGACCTTCAATTCAATGCCGCAGATAACGTCCGATGAAATCTCCAAGTGCAAATCAACAGGGTCTGATACCTGGTCCTGCAAGACTTCCACGATTTTTCCGGCCAGTTCCCGGGGGATCTCAAAAGCGCTTCGCAGGTTGATTCTTTCCCCTGATTTTCGAAACGATTCCTTGATCGCTTCCAGCTCGTCCTTATCGAGATTTCGGAGGCGTTCAATGAATACGAGAATGATGTGGCGCTCCAGATCAATGTTTGCCAGGTCCTTTAGGGCCTGCCGGGCAATTGCGCATGTTTGCCTGCCTGCGCGTTGCCGCAAGTCCTGCAAGAATGCTTCTTTTTCCCGCTCGATCACCTCGTACCACTTGTCCCGAACGGCATCAACATGGTTTCGGGCCTCGTTCATGAGCTCTTTTCGGCGAGCCTCCACTTCTTCTTTGATTTCAGAGAGCAACGCTTCACGCCGGTTTTCGAGGTCCCTGTTCTTCCCCTGATAGAGCGCTACCTCCTGCTCAGCATCAGCTTTTTTCTGCTGGGCTTCCTGCAAACGCAGAGCGATCTTTTTCTCTCGCTCGTCCATGGCCTTGATAATGGGGCCGTAGAGAAAACGCTTGAGCAGGTAGACGAGGACCAGAAAATTGATGACCTGGGCGGTTACCGTGAACCAATCAATGAGCACGGATTATCCTCCAGCCTTGGATACCACATGTTCCCAGAAGGGATTGGCAAAAATCAGAATTATGGCCACTACAAAACAGTAAATGGCCGTTGATTCCACCATGGCCAAACCCACAAAGAGAG
This portion of the Deltaproteobacteria bacterium genome encodes:
- a CDS encoding F0F1 ATP synthase subunit B, whose translation is MLIDWFTVTAQVINFLVLVYLLKRFLYGPIIKAMDEREKKIALRLQEAQQKKADAEQEVALYQGKNRDLENRREALLSEIKEEVEARRKELMNEARNHVDAVRDKWYEVIEREKEAFLQDLRQRAGRQTCAIARQALKDLANIDLERHIILVFIERLRNLDKDELEAIKESFRKSGERINLRSAFEIPRELAGKIVEVLQDQVSDPVDLHLEISSDVICGIELKVLGRKIAWSLGDYLGALEEGLAGALEGDKGTDS